One region of Salvia miltiorrhiza cultivar Shanhuang (shh) chromosome 3, IMPLAD_Smil_shh, whole genome shotgun sequence genomic DNA includes:
- the LOC131017917 gene encoding uncharacterized protein LOC131017917 isoform X1, whose amino-acid sequence MESLLVRMCIEAATESAVAVDKWRRQRRTLERMPSHLAEALLRHLLHRRMLYPSLLEVFKYSVEAIDLRGESFVDAEWMAYLGAFRYLNSLILADCHKINNAALWNITGMTNLKELDLSRCSKITDAGIQHLLSLPALEKLRISETGVTADGVAILASLQNLLLLDLGGLPVTDSALNSLQTLTKLQHLDLWGSEVSNDSAIVLKMFPNLSFLNLAWTNVTTLPNLPSLTCLNMSNCTIDSLSEGEDQKPRLEKVIFSGAIIGNISEVFQHVETSRLSYLDMSNSALQSYSFLSSMNAMSDLNLSGSGLVDDSVEHIVRIGASLKHLNLNNTKVSSEGVNTFAGHVPNLETLLLSGTPIDDAAVSFISMMPALKVVDLSRTHVKGLMQLGSAPDEVPSFSALESLNHLESLDLELLHIKDAAVRPLTNMSRLSYLSLRSVSLTDEALYHISSAAQLTHLGVRDAVVTDIGLDAFAPPTALEILDLRGCWLLTKDVLLRFCQKHPQLEVRHEFLDKIKEHSSPSRATTRTPKSKNRPGSLFAPPLGSGQNFLDQRLKYSRQELLGLQCSPTVIPISGSQSNSLP is encoded by the exons AGTTTTCAAATACAGTGTAGAGGCCATCGATCTAAGGGGTGAAAGCTTTGTGGATGCTGAATGGATGGCATACTTGGGTGCATTCCGCTATCTGAATTCTTTGATTCTGGCAGACTGCCATAAAATCAATAATGCAGCTCTTTGGAACATAACAG GCATGACAAATTTAAAGGAGTTGGATCTTTCAAGATGCTCCAAGATAACAGATGCTGGAATACAACATCTATTATCACTTCCGGCCCTTGAGAAGTTACGGATCTCTGAAACAGGTGTTACTGCAGATGGTGTTGCAATTCTCGCTTCGCTGCAAAACTTATTGCTGTTGGACCTGGGCGGTTTACCTGTCACTGATTCAGCTCTGAATTCTCTTCAG ACTCTCACGAAGTTGCAACATTTAGACCTTTGGGGGAGTGAAGTATCTAATGATAGTGCGATTGTACTCAAGATGTTCCCAAATTTGAGTTTCTTAAACCTAGCTTGGACCAATGTAACAACGTTGCCCAATTTGCCCTCTCTTACATGCCTAAACATGAGTAACTGCACTATAGATTCTCTATCTGAAGGAGAGGACCAGAAACCGCGTCTAGAGAAAGTAATATTCTCTGGAGCTATAATTGGTAACATTTCAGAAGTCTTCCAACATGTTGAAACCAGTAGACTTTCTTACTTAGACATGTCCAACTCTGCGCTTCAGTCGTATAGCTTTTTGTCTTCTATGAATGCAATGAGCGATTTGAACCTGAGTGGTAGTGGACTGGTTGACGATTCAGTTGAACACATTGTACGCATAGGAGCAAGTTTGAAACACTTGAATCTCAACAATACAAAAGTAAGTTCAGAAGGTGTTAATACATTTGCTGGCCATGTTCCGAATCTCGAGACCCTATTGTTGTCTGGCACTCCCATTGATGACGCAGCTGTATCTTTTATTAGCATGATGCCGGCGCTGAAAGTCGTCGACCTGAGCAGAACGCATGTGAAAG GTCTGATGCAATTGGGCAGCGCACCTGATGAGGTCCCATCATTTTCTGCACTAGAAAGCCTCAATCATTTAGAAAGCCTGGATTTGGAATTATTACATATTAAGGATGCCGCAGTGCGCCCTCTGACTAACATGAGCAGATTGAGCTATTTATCTCTGCGAAGTGTCTCCCTCACAGACGAAGCATTATATCACATCTCCTCAGCTGCACAATTGACACATCTTGGTGTTCGTGATGCTGTGGTGACGGATATCGGGCTCGATGCTTTCGCCCCTCCTACAGCCTTGGAAATTCTTGATCTCAGGGGGTGCTGGCTATTAACAAAGGATGTTCTCTTGCGTTTCTGCCAAAAGCATCCTCAACTTGAAGTGAGGCACGAGTTTCTCGACAAAATAAAAGAACACTCATCTCCATCACGAGCAACTACGAGGACCCCAAAAAGCAAGAACAGGCCGGGGAGTTTGTTCGCGCCACCCCTTGGATCTGGTCAAAATTTTCTAG atcaaagattaaaatacAGCAGACAAGAATTACTAGGCCTTCAATGTTCGCCAACAGTAATTCCGATTTCCGGTAGTCAAAGTAATTCATTGCCTTAA
- the LOC131017917 gene encoding uncharacterized protein LOC131017917 isoform X2: MLLWILCVGMDHFLIERVFKYSVEAIDLRGESFVDAEWMAYLGAFRYLNSLILADCHKINNAALWNITGMTNLKELDLSRCSKITDAGIQHLLSLPALEKLRISETGVTADGVAILASLQNLLLLDLGGLPVTDSALNSLQTLTKLQHLDLWGSEVSNDSAIVLKMFPNLSFLNLAWTNVTTLPNLPSLTCLNMSNCTIDSLSEGEDQKPRLEKVIFSGAIIGNISEVFQHVETSRLSYLDMSNSALQSYSFLSSMNAMSDLNLSGSGLVDDSVEHIVRIGASLKHLNLNNTKVSSEGVNTFAGHVPNLETLLLSGTPIDDAAVSFISMMPALKVVDLSRTHVKGLMQLGSAPDEVPSFSALESLNHLESLDLELLHIKDAAVRPLTNMSRLSYLSLRSVSLTDEALYHISSAAQLTHLGVRDAVVTDIGLDAFAPPTALEILDLRGCWLLTKDVLLRFCQKHPQLEVRHEFLDKIKEHSSPSRATTRTPKSKNRPGSLFAPPLGSGQNFLDQRLKYSRQELLGLQCSPTVIPISGSQSNSLP, encoded by the exons ATGTTGTTGTGGATACTCTGCGTAGGAATGGATCACTTTCTCATAGAAAG AGTTTTCAAATACAGTGTAGAGGCCATCGATCTAAGGGGTGAAAGCTTTGTGGATGCTGAATGGATGGCATACTTGGGTGCATTCCGCTATCTGAATTCTTTGATTCTGGCAGACTGCCATAAAATCAATAATGCAGCTCTTTGGAACATAACAG GCATGACAAATTTAAAGGAGTTGGATCTTTCAAGATGCTCCAAGATAACAGATGCTGGAATACAACATCTATTATCACTTCCGGCCCTTGAGAAGTTACGGATCTCTGAAACAGGTGTTACTGCAGATGGTGTTGCAATTCTCGCTTCGCTGCAAAACTTATTGCTGTTGGACCTGGGCGGTTTACCTGTCACTGATTCAGCTCTGAATTCTCTTCAG ACTCTCACGAAGTTGCAACATTTAGACCTTTGGGGGAGTGAAGTATCTAATGATAGTGCGATTGTACTCAAGATGTTCCCAAATTTGAGTTTCTTAAACCTAGCTTGGACCAATGTAACAACGTTGCCCAATTTGCCCTCTCTTACATGCCTAAACATGAGTAACTGCACTATAGATTCTCTATCTGAAGGAGAGGACCAGAAACCGCGTCTAGAGAAAGTAATATTCTCTGGAGCTATAATTGGTAACATTTCAGAAGTCTTCCAACATGTTGAAACCAGTAGACTTTCTTACTTAGACATGTCCAACTCTGCGCTTCAGTCGTATAGCTTTTTGTCTTCTATGAATGCAATGAGCGATTTGAACCTGAGTGGTAGTGGACTGGTTGACGATTCAGTTGAACACATTGTACGCATAGGAGCAAGTTTGAAACACTTGAATCTCAACAATACAAAAGTAAGTTCAGAAGGTGTTAATACATTTGCTGGCCATGTTCCGAATCTCGAGACCCTATTGTTGTCTGGCACTCCCATTGATGACGCAGCTGTATCTTTTATTAGCATGATGCCGGCGCTGAAAGTCGTCGACCTGAGCAGAACGCATGTGAAAG GTCTGATGCAATTGGGCAGCGCACCTGATGAGGTCCCATCATTTTCTGCACTAGAAAGCCTCAATCATTTAGAAAGCCTGGATTTGGAATTATTACATATTAAGGATGCCGCAGTGCGCCCTCTGACTAACATGAGCAGATTGAGCTATTTATCTCTGCGAAGTGTCTCCCTCACAGACGAAGCATTATATCACATCTCCTCAGCTGCACAATTGACACATCTTGGTGTTCGTGATGCTGTGGTGACGGATATCGGGCTCGATGCTTTCGCCCCTCCTACAGCCTTGGAAATTCTTGATCTCAGGGGGTGCTGGCTATTAACAAAGGATGTTCTCTTGCGTTTCTGCCAAAAGCATCCTCAACTTGAAGTGAGGCACGAGTTTCTCGACAAAATAAAAGAACACTCATCTCCATCACGAGCAACTACGAGGACCCCAAAAAGCAAGAACAGGCCGGGGAGTTTGTTCGCGCCACCCCTTGGATCTGGTCAAAATTTTCTAG atcaaagattaaaatacAGCAGACAAGAATTACTAGGCCTTCAATGTTCGCCAACAGTAATTCCGATTTCCGGTAGTCAAAGTAATTCATTGCCTTAA